Proteins encoded within one genomic window of Acidovorax sp. 107:
- a CDS encoding HAD family hydrolase, protein MPNPSLDTSRIRAISIDLDDTLWPIWPTITRAESVLLDWLTHHAPATAALFSDTEALRAIRNQMASLRPDLKGDLSALRRESIRLALTQAGDEPVLAEPAFDLFFAERQRVELFDDAHDTLAFLSARYPVVAVSNGNADVHRIGIGHYFRHSISASDFGIAKPDVRIFHAAASAADVQPHEVLHVGDDATLDAQGALNAGMQAVWINSANHPWPHGGVQPHATVGSLTALCQLLS, encoded by the coding sequence GTGCCAAATCCCTCTCTGGACACCTCCCGCATCCGCGCCATCTCCATCGACCTGGACGACACGCTCTGGCCCATCTGGCCCACCATCACGCGGGCCGAAAGTGTGCTGCTGGACTGGCTGACCCACCACGCGCCCGCCACGGCGGCATTGTTCTCGGACACCGAGGCGCTGCGCGCCATCCGCAACCAGATGGCGAGCCTGCGCCCCGACCTGAAGGGCGACCTGAGCGCGCTGCGGCGCGAGTCCATCCGGCTGGCGCTGACGCAGGCCGGTGACGAGCCCGTCCTGGCCGAACCGGCGTTTGACCTGTTCTTTGCCGAGCGCCAGCGGGTGGAGCTGTTTGACGACGCGCACGACACGCTGGCCTTTTTGTCGGCGCGCTACCCGGTGGTGGCTGTGTCCAATGGCAATGCCGATGTGCACCGCATCGGCATCGGCCACTACTTTCGCCACAGCATCAGCGCCTCGGACTTTGGCATCGCCAAGCCCGATGTGCGCATCTTCCACGCTGCTGCCAGCGCGGCCGACGTGCAGCCCCACGAGGTGCTGCACGTGGGCGACGACGCCACGCTGGATGCCCAAGGCGCGCTGAACGCGGGCATGCAGGCGGTGTGGATCAATAGCGCCAACCACCCCTGGCCCCACGGCGGTGTGCAGCCCCATGCCACCGTGGGCAGCCTTACCGCGCTGTGCCAGCTGCTGTCCTGA
- a CDS encoding DUF2189 domain-containing protein: MPRNPPVLPSIRSIGLMQPMTWLVLAWRDMARAGWISFAHGLALTLFGAAILAVGHHRFWLLAGALSGFLVVAPVLATSLYALSRALERGEAVNLGVVLKTWLNWQNSHVNKWGSDYWCMLQFGALLALAASGWVMTSAALITLLAPVPIETPLDFLRHVVMARDGWLFEIWLALGSLMAAPIFASSVVAMPLLLDRRATLLQAVLTGWQAVITNPLPMAFWAAIILGFTLLGLGSLLLGLIAVMPMLGHASWHAYRDLVDASSLPERGLVAPAAPLRTPGGAS, encoded by the coding sequence ATGCCCCGTAATCCCCCAGTTTTGCCTTCCATCCGCAGCATCGGCCTGATGCAGCCCATGACCTGGCTGGTGCTGGCCTGGCGCGACATGGCGCGGGCCGGCTGGATCAGTTTTGCCCATGGCCTGGCGCTCACGCTGTTCGGGGCTGCCATCTTGGCCGTGGGGCACCATCGCTTTTGGCTGCTGGCGGGCGCGCTGTCGGGTTTTCTGGTGGTGGCGCCGGTGCTGGCCACCAGCCTGTATGCACTGAGCCGCGCACTGGAGCGTGGCGAGGCCGTCAACCTGGGCGTGGTGCTCAAGACCTGGCTGAACTGGCAGAACAGCCATGTGAACAAATGGGGCAGCGACTACTGGTGCATGTTGCAGTTTGGCGCTCTGCTGGCGCTGGCCGCCTCGGGCTGGGTCATGACCTCGGCGGCGCTCATCACGCTGCTGGCGCCCGTGCCCATCGAGACGCCGCTCGACTTTCTGCGCCATGTGGTCATGGCGCGTGACGGCTGGTTGTTTGAAATCTGGCTGGCGCTGGGCAGCCTGATGGCCGCGCCCATTTTTGCGTCCAGCGTGGTGGCCATGCCGCTGCTGCTGGACCGCCGCGCCACCTTGCTGCAAGCGGTATTGACGGGTTGGCAGGCGGTCATCACCAACCCGCTGCCGATGGCGTTCTGGGCGGCGATCATCCTGGGCTTTACCTTGCTGGGCCTGGGCTCGCTGCTGCTGGGCCTGATCGCCGTGATGCCCATGCTGGGCCATGCCAGCTGGCATGCATACCGTGATCTGGTGGACGCGTCCAGTCTGCCCGAGCGCGGCTTGGTGGCACCTGCGGCCCCTTTGCGGACGCCTGGAGGGGCATCGTGA
- a CDS encoding DUF2788 domain-containing protein: MIFGFTEAQISGFFLTYGVGAFIAYMLFIIGQLAWESKAGRFGTFVLFLGLGVGLLGFLAKVVIQWWLER, encoded by the coding sequence GTGATTTTTGGCTTTACCGAGGCGCAGATCTCGGGCTTCTTCCTCACCTACGGGGTGGGTGCATTCATTGCCTACATGCTGTTCATCATCGGGCAGCTGGCGTGGGAGTCCAAAGCCGGGCGGTTTGGCACCTTTGTGCTGTTCCTGGGGCTGGGCGTGGGGCTTCTGGGGTTCCTGGCCAAGGTGGTGATTCAGTGGTGGCTGGAGCGGTGA